The following are encoded together in the Phragmites australis chromosome 19, lpPhrAust1.1, whole genome shotgun sequence genome:
- the LOC133900847 gene encoding alpha carbonic anhydrase 7-like has translation MASSRAAVVLLVTAASLAVALSHGDEAGPKYGYVTGSSNGPENWGKLSPEYKLCGEGKKQSPIDIVTKQAVSSPNLDSLTRTYSAINATFVNNGHDILMEFEGKVGTITVNGKVYSFVKLHWHMPSEHTINGQRFPLELHLVHKSDNGDLAVIGILYQYGAPDSFYYQLKNKLTEMSKDKCNFAEEDSHVAAGLVHMRSLQKRTGSYFRYTGSLTTPPCTENVAWNILGKVRQISKEQVDLLTSLLAAGKDAGRARPTQPLNGRTVQFYNPPNSTISFEM, from the exons ATGGCGTCTTCCCGCGCGgccgtcgtcctcctcgtcaCCGCCGCCTCTCTCGCCGTCGCTCTCTCCC ATGGGGATGAGGCGGGGCCCAAATACGGGTACGTGACGGGGAGCAGCAACGGGCCGGAGAACTGGGGGAAGCTGAGCCCGGAGTACAAGCTGTGCGGCGAGGGGAAGAAGCAGTCCCCCATCGACATCGTCACCAAGCAGGCCGTCTCCAGCCCCAACCTCGACTCCCTCACCCGCACCTACAGCGCCATCAACGCCACGTTCGTCAACAACGGCCACGACATCTTG ATGGAGTTCGAGGGCAAGGTTGGGACGATCACAGTGAACGGCAAGGTCTACAGCTTCGTGAAGCTGCACTGGCACATGCCCTCCGAGCACACCATCAACGGCCAGAG GTTCCCGTTGGAGCTGCACTTGGTTCACAAGAGCGACAATGGCGATCTCGCCGTCATTGGGATCCTCTACCAGTACGGCGCCCCTGATTCTTTCTACTACCAG CTGAAGAACAAGCTGACGGAGATGAGCAAGGACAAGTGCAACTTCGCGGAGGAGGACTCGCACGTCGCGGCGGGGCTGGTGCACATGCGGTCGCTGCAGAAGCGGACGGGCAGCTACTTCCGGTACACGGGGTCCCTGACCACGCCGCCGTGCACGGAGAACGTGGCCTGGAACATCCTCGGCAAGGTGCGGCAGATCAGCAAGGAGCAGGTGGACCTCCTCACGTCGCTGCTGGCGGCCGGCAAGGACGCCGGCCGGGCCAGGCCCACGCAGCCGCTCAACGGCAGGACCGTCCAGTTCTACAACCCGCCCAACAGCACCATCTCCTTCGAGATGTAA